The Bosea sp. AS-1 region CCAGCTCCACATTGCTCGCGATATGGTCGCGCATGTGATGACGACCTTCCAGAACGCCTATCTGGCGCCGGTCGAGCAATCTCAGGCGGCCTGACGAGCGAACCGGCTGTCACTGGGGCTGCCAATGCAACCCCAGTGACGGCCGCATCGCGGGTCGCCCCAAAGTGGACACGCCGGGCTTCCGTTGTGTCCACTCTTGCGGCCAGAGGGCCTAGGGCCCGGGCTTGCGCGCAACCAGGGCGAAGCGAGTCGAGGAGGCGAGGCGGATCGCGTCATGCAGCGGGGCGGCTCGCTGCTGTTCGCGCACGACCTGGGCATAGTCGGCCGGCGTGATCTCCGTAAAGCCGGTGGCCATCAGCATGGCCTCGAGCCGCGTCTGGCTCAGGCCGTCCTTGAAGTAGAAGCGCTTGGTGATCGAGGCGTGCGTATCGGCGTCGATCTGATGCGCCGGCGCGCCTCGGCGGTCGCGCAGCCAGGTGCCGAAGCGGTTGACCCAGGCTTGCCAGCGACTGCGGTTGATCCAGTCGCCGTCGATCACCAGCAGGCGGCCGCCCGGCCTGAGCACGCGGAACCACTCGGCGAAGGCGGCTTCGGGGTCGGTCAGCGTCCAGACGAGATGGCGGGTAATCAGCGCGTCATAGCTGGCCTCGTCGTCGAGAAGACGCTCGGCATCGCCCAGCAGGATGCGCGCCGCCTTGCCGTGCTTGGCGCGGGCGCGGGCGATCATCGCCTCGGAGAAATCGAGTGCCGTGACGCGATGGTTCAGCGAGAGCAGGGCGCGGGTGATCTCGCCGGTGCCGCAGGCCAGGTCGAGCACGTCGAGCCGCTCAGACCCGAAAGCGCTGCGGATCAGCCGCTGGAAGGCCTGGAGTTCCCGGTCGGATTTGATGGCATGGCCGTAGGACAGGTCGAAGCTCTCGGCGCGCGCCGACCAATAGGCGCGGATCTCCTCCTTGAGGGAGAAATTATCCTGAGGGGTGGGTGCCGACATGGCTCATTCAGTCCGGATATAGGGCTCGACCAGAAGCGTGCCGCGGGCGGAGCGCTCAAGATGCACGCCGACCGCGTATGTCTCTGAAACGGCCGGATGGGCAAGCACGTCGGCGGGTGCTCCAGCCTGGGCGATGCGCCCGTCATTCATGACCAGGACGCGGTCGGCGAAGCGCGCCGCCAGCGACAGATCGTGGATGGCGGCGACGGTCACGATTCCACGCCGGCGCGTCGCCTCGCGGATGATCGCCATGACGTCGAGCTGGCGGCGGACGTCGAGCGCACTGGTCGGCTCGTCGAGCAGCAGCACGTCGGGCTCGCGCACCAGCGCCTGCCCGATCGCCGCGAGCTGGCGCTGCCCGCCCGAGAGCGTGCCGATGTCGCGCGAGGCGAAGGCGTCGAGGCCGAGTTCCGCGATTACGGCTTCGACGGCGCGCATGTCGTTAGGGGAGGCGGCGAGCGTGAAGCCGCGGTGCAGGCTCTTGCGGGCGAGCAGGATGATGTCGAAGACCGAAAGTGCCACCCGCGCCTCGGTATCCTGCGACAGGTAGAAGATCTTGCGCGCCCGTTCACGGCCCGTGAGCGGGGCGAGGTCGGCGCCGTCGAGAGTGGCGGAGCCGGCCTGCGGTCGCAGCAACCCGGCGGCACAGCGGAAGAGGGTCGACTTGCCGGCGCCATTGGGGCCGACGAGGGCCGCGAGCTTGCCGCGCGGCAGTTCCCCGGTGGAGAGCCGCTCCAGC contains the following coding sequences:
- a CDS encoding class I SAM-dependent methyltransferase translates to MSAPTPQDNFSLKEEIRAYWSARAESFDLSYGHAIKSDRELQAFQRLIRSAFGSERLDVLDLACGTGEITRALLSLNHRVTALDFSEAMIARARAKHGKAARILLGDAERLLDDEASYDALITRHLVWTLTDPEAAFAEWFRVLRPGGRLLVIDGDWINRSRWQAWVNRFGTWLRDRRGAPAHQIDADTHASITKRFYFKDGLSQTRLEAMLMATGFTEITPADYAQVVREQQRAAPLHDAIRLASSTRFALVARKPGP
- a CDS encoding ABC transporter ATP-binding protein; this translates as MALAIHDLSFRYGASPVLERLSTGELPRGKLAALVGPNGAGKSTLFRCAAGLLRPQAGSATLDGADLAPLTGRERARKIFYLSQDTEARVALSVFDIILLARKSLHRGFTLAASPNDMRAVEAVIAELGLDAFASRDIGTLSGGQRQLAAIGQALVREPDVLLLDEPTSALDVRRQLDVMAIIREATRRRGIVTVAAIHDLSLAARFADRVLVMNDGRIAQAGAPADVLAHPAVSETYAVGVHLERSARGTLLVEPYIRTE